A segment of the Pyrococcus kukulkanii genome:
TCAACTTTGTAATAAACAACGTCATTATCCTCATCGACAATGGCCATTATCATGCTTTTTCTTACTCCGTGAGCCACCCTAGCCCTTGCCGTGATGTCATTAGGAGAAAGCTTTTGATTCTCCCTTACAACCCATATCAACCAGTCGGAATGTTCTGCATTCTTCCTGTAAACCCTGAAGTGGGAGCCAAACTTCAACGCTGACTTAACTATGTACCCCCTGTCCCTAAGGTCCTTGTAGACAAGGTACTTAATGTCAAAATCTTCATCTTTTCTCCTTCCAAGCTCAACTAGATCTTGGAAGTTCAATTCTTTATTTCCGTCGAGAACTTTTATCCAACCTCTCTCCGTTAGGTAGGCTGCCTCAATTAAGGAGAGAAAAAGCCTATTCCCCTTTAGCTCTCCATACCCCCTGTTATGATGTAGCTGATTGATGGCCTTTTCCCTCTCGCTGTAGACTCTGTCCCCGCTTAAGAAGAACTCTATGACCTTTTTCATGCCATTCTCACCCTTTCCCAATCTTCCGGCCTTAGGATCATGTAATAGGCATCCTCGCCGTCCGAATAATAGCTTATAATCCTCTTAACTATCTTAAAGCCAAGCTTTCTGTAGAGGTTTATCGCCCTCTCATTGCTAACCCTAACCTCGAGCCCAATCCACCTTGCCCCCCTTTTAAAGAGCCTGTCGATAACGGCTACCATCAAAGCCTTCCCAATCCCGTTTCCCCTATAATCAGGATGAACGGCTATGCTCATTATGTGCCCTTCCATGTCGGGCTTGAGGTACTCCATTACGTAACCAATGACCTTGGCATTGTATTCGGCAACTAAGAAAGTTTCAGGATTTGCCTCCATGAAAGTGAGGAACAATCCTCTAGGGTATTTTTCCCTAAACGACAGCCGCTCAATTTCCATTATATAAGGAATATCGAATAACCTAGCTTTTCTAATAGTCACAAGGGATATGGGGATTTTTCTTCTCATGCTCTCTTCCGGTCTGGCTACGTCTTCCATGTTTGAAGCTTATATGTTAAAGTTTTTAAACATCTTCATCCGTTTAGGATGTCTTAAACTAAACTTGGTGATTTACTGCCCTTACGAGCTTTAACGCTCCAAGGAGATGTATGGTGCCAAAAGCTAAAACTCCCAAGATTTGGATACGCGAACCTATGAATGCCAGTAACATCCCACCCCAGAATAATAGAACGTAAGTCATTACATTCTCTCTCCACTTGGCCGTAAGCTGTACAATCAGATATAATGCTAAGTTCACTAGGACTATTTTAGATGAAAATGTTAAGTGCATTAGTGCTCCAAGAGTTAATCCATTGACCAAGTGAATAGGTCTAAAGTTCTCGGTAAGTAATATAAATCCAAAGATCATAAGCCAACCAAATAGGCTACTTTTTGTTTCTTTCATTGTCGTAGTCCAGAATAGGAGAAAATAGGGCAAACTGAGGTATGTATTTAATAAAGAGTTAAGCTTTTTCTCCTCAAGGATACTAAATGTAGCAAAGTACACTAGCACGAAAACTAATAGTAACATTGGAATAAGAAGTAAAAGGAAGACGGGAAGTTCTTCAAGGTTCATAGTCTATTACCTCCTTCTTTCTTCCCTTTCTAGAGCAATGAAATCCTCCGCGGGATATAGCAATGCCCAGAGGTACATGAAGAGTATGGTTACTATGAATAATATGAGCAAGAGTGCGAGGATAGCTAGACCCGACAATCCCTCGAAATCTATAAGGAGATAGAAGGAGGACGGAAATGGCATAAGTCTGCAGAATACAACGAAAGGAGAATTCGTAGCACCGACGAATTTTCATGATAACTCCCCCATGCCGTCCTTGGGACTATTTGTCGTAATTAAGTAGCTTACTATATTGATGACTTTAGATTTTATATATATTTTGGGGTTGAAGTTATCTACTGATAATAGAAATATTAATATTGCGATCTCCTGGGTTACTTGGAATCTCCAACCAATAAGCCAATTTCATAAAGCCAAAATAAAGATTAATGGCAAGAAGACGTTAGGTATAATCCTCACTGAGAGGGTTCTTTTAGTCGATTCATCTGATTAATGTGCACAACATACATCACTGGCTCCTCCAGCTGGTTTAAGTACGCTTTGATTGCTATTGGTGTTCTAGGATTAATTGGAATTGTGAACTTTACTCCAGCGTTCTTCGCTCTTCCCGTTTGGCTTCCCATCATAATTATCCAGAAATAACTTGTAAATTGTTAGTGTAGTTTTGAGCGTTCGCTTGTTTTGAAATTAAAGTTTGAAATTAAATCTGCCTTCTTAATCAACTGGTGTTAGCAGATATGCAACTATTATCAGTCCAGCAAATATGAGGAAGATAAAGTGGACCCTAAATAATACTTCAGGGATACTTGTATTTCTGAATCCGTCTGTATTTATCATTGCAATAAACCATACAAAAATATAAAGGATAATAAGCCACTTAAGAAGAGTTTTAGGGATTTTAAGCCTCATGACTCATCACCCACTATTAAATTATTGTCTCCAAGATCGCTTGAAGGTACCGGCTTGGTACCTTCATAGGCTAAGTAAATCCAAAATCCAAGAATGGAGCCTAAAGAAACATATGCACTCAAAGCCCCCATTCCAGCAGCTGTAAGAGCTTCTGCGAGGGTAGCTCCTTCATTCGTTATAAGGTATGTTAAAGCTCCTGCTATTCCACCCCCAATACCACTTGCGATTTCTTTTTCTGGCAATGAAAAATCTCCAAGATCTATTGGGTTCATTTCTATCACGCTCATTACTGGTTCTTTTAGTTGGTTTATGTATGCCTTGATTGCTATTGGTGTTCCGGGGTTTATGTTACTTAAATCCACCGGAATCCTCTCCTGCAATTCATCATTAATTGGAATTGTGAACGTGAATGCTCCTGAAGAGCTGGGGTCTAAGCTTAGACTGCTCGGATTTGGATTTACTAGATTGTTATCGCTACTCCTGTCATATACTTCCCCTCCAGCAAAATAAATATTTGTTACCCAAACCTCCGCTGAAGCACTGCCGGAATTCTTAACGTTAACCTTGCAGGTCACTGAATCCACGTCCTCACTAACTAATTCTGGAGCACATTCCATCCATGCCTCTATGTTTGCCTTTGATGTTGTTGTTATCGTCTCCTCGTCTTCCCACTTACCATTGACATAAAGGGTGAAATGATGCTTTCCTGGGTTTGTTAGTGTCATTTTAAACCAATCCTTGTAAGTTTCTCCCGGAAACAACTCCTTAGGTTGTCTCTCAAAGACAAGTATTGGCTTGCCGAATTCTCTATCTGGGGCTTCATAGGAATAATAAACCCTAACAACTGGATAATAAACGATCTCCTGCCCCCTGTTCTCCACAATAAACATCAAACGTTACTTCACTACCTTCCCTATTTCCCACAACAAGCTTACCCAATATCACTTCATTTTCCTCACTTACCTCAACAATCCCATCTGCACTGTCCCTCCGCACAAACCTATTGTTGGCTATCTTTTCATAAAGATAAACGATCCACCCATGCTCTCCAGCCTCAGTTGAGTAGTCGTCTAGCACTGCGATATCCCTGATTCTACCTTTTAGATAAAAAATAAAGGCAAACTACAAGTCTAAGCTTTTAACTCTCATATTTCCCCCACCCTTATACGTATACCCCCAAGGCAAGCGTCACAGCTATTATGACTGTAATAATTGTGTAAATGTTAAAAACCTGCCTAAAGAGGCCTCTATCAATCTCAGGCAGAGTGAAGAGGAAAAGGCCAGACCCAAATCCCACTACGATAGATAGAAAAAGGCTCCGGGTAGCTAAGTATACTGCCACAAGTGGAATGACTTCGAACAGTAAAATGAGGACCACAAGGGCAAGGGCATCACTTAAGCCCCACTTTCTCTTTTTTCTCCCCTCAAGAAATGAATCTAGGCGTCCTGTAACTTCGAGGTACGAATAGTAACTGATGGCCGTCAGGTAGAACACCAAAACGGGCACCAGTAAACCCCAAAAACCAGTATCGGACTCCAAAAGCACTTTTCCTGCTATGTACAGAGTTAAGAGAAACGTGAGAGATACTCTAATGCCTTTTATTGTTTTTCCTACGTAAATAAACCTCCCGTAAATAATGGAAAAGACGAAAAAGAGGAGGACTAAGAGCTTTTCACTTAACATCTTCCATCACCCCGTCAGCTATCGAGTTTTGGCCATGCCCACCTGAAGAAGCTCACCACGTAGGGCCAAGCGCTTTTGAGGGCCTTCATTGTTTCTCTACTGCGCACCAGCCTTATTATGGTTATTCCGGCCTTAACATCAAGCCCTATAAGGGCCAAGTTAGTCCCAACGTCTACTGTCACGTCCTTATTATCCTGCTTTATGTTTACTGTGTCAGTGCCCGTGAATATAATGTCGTTTCCATTCTGTGGAGATATTACGTACCTCAGCGATATCAAGACATGAGCTCCAAACAGGTCTTTTTCAAGAGTTATGAGTCCTGTGTGCGCTGTATTTTTGAAGACTATCGTAGCAGTTTTAGAAC
Coding sequences within it:
- the rimI gene encoding ribosomal protein S18-alanine N-acetyltransferase, with the protein product MEDVARPEESMRRKIPISLVTIRKARLFDIPYIMEIERLSFREKYPRGLFLTFMEANPETFLVAEYNAKVIGYVMEYLKPDMEGHIMSIAVHPDYRGNGIGKALMVAVIDRLFKRGARWIGLEVRVSNERAINLYRKLGFKIVKRIISYYSDGEDAYYMILRPEDWERVRMA
- the endA gene encoding tRNA-intron lyase, producing the protein MKKVIEFFLSGDRVYSEREKAINQLHHNRGYGELKGNRLFLSLIEAAYLTERGWIKVLDGNKELNFQDLVELGRRKDEDFDIKYLVYKDLRDRGYIVKSALKFGSHFRVYRKNAEHSDWLIWVVRENQKLSPNDITARARVAHGVRKSMIMAIVDEDNDVVYYKVEWTKF